The following proteins come from a genomic window of Atribacteraceae bacterium:
- the rplD gene encoding 50S ribosomal protein L4, protein MELDVINREGEKVDTIRLVDGLFPSQIDSHIVFLAAKTYLDNQRQGTAKTKTRSEVSGGGRKPWRQKGTGRARHGTNRSPIWRGGGIVFGPQPRDYSHKLPGKEKRVAFRNALAWLIHNNRLRIVESIALDEVKTKNAVSYLTVLGAQGKVLLVTETPKQDQGRAFANIPQTDMVFYQELNTYALLGADTVLMERGALTRLQEVLRDES, encoded by the coding sequence ATGGAGCTTGACGTTATTAATCGAGAAGGGGAAAAAGTCGATACGATTAGGTTGGTAGATGGATTATTCCCGTCTCAAATAGACAGTCATATCGTCTTTTTGGCTGCCAAGACCTACCTTGACAATCAGCGCCAGGGAACGGCTAAAACGAAAACCCGTTCGGAAGTCAGTGGGGGTGGAAGAAAGCCCTGGAGACAGAAGGGGACCGGGAGAGCCCGCCATGGCACAAATCGTTCTCCTATCTGGAGAGGGGGAGGTATCGTCTTTGGCCCCCAACCCAGGGATTACTCGCATAAACTTCCCGGAAAAGAAAAAAGAGTGGCGTTCCGAAACGCGTTGGCTTGGCTGATTCACAATAACCGGTTGCGTATTGTTGAATCTATTGCGCTTGATGAAGTGAAAACCAAAAACGCAGTGAGTTATCTGACCGTGCTTGGCGCACAGGGCAAAGTGCTTTTGGTTACGGAAACTCCAAAACAAGATCAGGGCAGAGCGTTTGCTAATATTCCGCAGACAGACATGGTTTTTTACCAGGAATTGAATACCTACGCTCTCTTGGGAGCGGATACGGTACTTATGGAAAGAGGAGCGCTAACTCGTCTGCAGGAGGTTCTACGCGATGAGTCATGA
- the tuf gene encoding elongation factor Tu, which yields MAKQKFERKKPHVNVGTIGHVDHGKTTLTAAITLVLSKSGRANYMPFDKIDKAPEERERGITIAIAHVEYETEKRHYAHIDCPGHADYVKNMITGAAQMDGAVLVVSAADGPMPQTREHILLSRQVGVPHIIVYLNKADMVDDPELLELVEMEVRDLLSRYEFPGDDVPVVTGSALRALECGCGKEECQWCSSIFRLLAAMDDYLPEPQRELEKPFLMSIEDVFTITGRGTVVTGRVERGMLHLGDQIEIVGLHHDVKKTVVTGIEMFRKLLDEAQAGDNIGVLLRGTEKKEVERGQVLAAPGSITPHTFFKGEVYVLTKEEGGRHTPFFNGYRPQFYFRTTDVTGEIKLPANVEMVMPGDNANIEVKLIYPIAMEKGLRFAIREGGRTVGAGVVTEIPV from the coding sequence ATGGCCAAGCAGAAATTTGAACGCAAGAAACCCCACGTCAACGTAGGAACCATCGGTCATGTGGACCATGGCAAAACCACCTTGACCGCCGCCATCACCCTGGTCCTGTCCAAAAGCGGGCGTGCCAACTATATGCCCTTCGACAAGATCGACAAGGCCCCGGAAGAGCGGGAACGGGGGATCACCATCGCCATCGCCCATGTGGAGTACGAGACCGAAAAACGACACTACGCCCACATCGACTGCCCCGGACACGCCGACTACGTGAAGAACATGATCACCGGCGCCGCCCAGATGGACGGAGCGGTTCTGGTGGTCTCCGCCGCCGACGGTCCCATGCCCCAGACCCGGGAACACATTCTCCTCTCCCGTCAGGTGGGAGTGCCCCACATCATCGTCTACCTGAACAAGGCGGACATGGTCGACGACCCGGAACTCCTGGAACTGGTGGAGATGGAGGTGCGCGACCTCCTGAGCCGCTACGAGTTCCCCGGCGACGATGTCCCGGTGGTCACCGGCAGTGCCCTCCGGGCCCTGGAGTGCGGCTGCGGGAAAGAGGAGTGCCAGTGGTGTTCTTCCATCTTCAGGCTCCTGGCGGCCATGGACGACTACCTTCCCGAACCGCAGCGGGAGTTGGAGAAGCCCTTCCTGATGTCCATCGAGGACGTGTTCACCATCACCGGGCGGGGAACCGTGGTCACTGGCCGGGTGGAACGGGGGATGCTCCACCTGGGCGACCAGATCGAGATCGTCGGCCTCCACCACGACGTCAAGAAGACCGTGGTCACCGGCATCGAGATGTTCCGCAAGCTCCTGGACGAAGCTCAGGCCGGAGACAACATCGGCGTCCTCCTGCGGGGCACCGAGAAGAAGGAAGTGGAACGGGGTCAGGTCCTCGCCGCCCCGGGGTCCATCACCCCCCACACCTTCTTCAAGGGCGAAGTCTACGTGCTCACCAAGGAAGAGGGCGGCCGGCACACCCCCTTCTTCAACGGCTACCGTCCCCAGTTCTACTTCCGGACCACCGACGTGACCGGAGAGATCAAGCTCCCGGCGAACGTGGAGATGGTCATGCCCGGGGACAACGCCAACATCGAAGTGAAACTCATCTACCCCATCGCCATGGAGAAGGGACTGCGCTTCGCCATCCGGGAAGGCGGACGGACGGTGGGAGCCGGTGTGGTCACCGAGATACCGGTGTAG
- the fusA gene encoding elongation factor G, with translation MSKEKPFESFTASKVRNIGIMAHIDAGKTTVTERILFYTGKIHRLGEVHEGTATMDFMPQEQERGITISSAVITSFWKECRFNIIDTPGHVDFTVEVERSLRVLDGAIAVFCGVGGVEPQSETVWHQADRYHVPRIAFINKLDRIGADFDAVVRAIRDKLNSNAHPIQIPIGKESDFLGMIDLIEMKAHIYDEDLSGVNYKITKVPPELFDKAMEYRERLMETIAEFDESIMEKYLEGAALSPQEIRNAIRKRTIEGHFIPVMGGSALRNKSIQPLLDAIICYLPSPLDLPPVEGINPRTEEKEKRLPLPEEPLSGLVFKIVMDPHAGKICFFRNYSGTLRSGSYVFNSTKGIKERVSRILVIQASRREDIAEVKAGDLCGIIGLKNAITGDSLCDEKYPILLETLSFPEPVISVAVEPKTRADQDRLGQAMSKLAEEDPTFKIRTDEETAQTIIAGMGELHLEIIIDRLLREFKVEANIGRPQVAYKETIKGSARAEGRFIRQTGGRGQYGHVVLEVESCKDNFVFEDKITGGVVPREYVPAIQAGIKEALDNGVLAGYPVQNIKVRLIDGSYHPVDSSEIAFKIAGAIGVKEAIRKAGPVLLEPWMKVQIITPRDYLGEVIGDFSSRRGKIEGIDSKGEMQIINAQAPLAELFGYATALRSLTQGRATYTMQFSRYDEASANVTRNVVENVR, from the coding sequence ATGAGTAAAGAAAAACCATTTGAGAGTTTCACCGCATCCAAGGTGCGCAACATTGGCATTATGGCCCATATCGATGCAGGTAAAACCACGGTGACCGAACGGATCCTTTTTTATACCGGCAAGATCCACCGGCTGGGTGAAGTTCACGAAGGAACCGCGACCATGGATTTTATGCCCCAGGAACAGGAACGGGGCATTACGATCAGTTCCGCGGTGATTACCAGTTTCTGGAAAGAATGTCGTTTCAATATTATTGATACGCCCGGGCACGTGGACTTTACCGTCGAGGTGGAACGAAGCCTAAGAGTACTGGATGGGGCCATCGCGGTGTTTTGTGGGGTTGGTGGAGTCGAGCCACAATCGGAAACTGTCTGGCATCAAGCGGACCGGTATCATGTTCCGCGCATTGCCTTTATCAACAAGCTTGACCGCATCGGAGCTGATTTCGATGCCGTGGTCAGGGCGATCCGGGATAAGCTCAATTCCAATGCACACCCGATTCAGATACCCATTGGGAAGGAATCGGATTTTCTGGGCATGATTGATCTCATCGAGATGAAGGCCCATATCTACGATGAAGATTTAAGCGGTGTAAACTACAAAATTACCAAGGTGCCGCCTGAGCTTTTTGACAAAGCGATGGAATACCGGGAAAGACTCATGGAAACTATTGCCGAGTTCGATGAATCGATCATGGAGAAATATTTGGAAGGTGCTGCGCTTTCTCCCCAGGAGATTCGTAATGCGATTCGGAAGAGAACGATAGAGGGCCACTTTATTCCGGTCATGGGCGGATCGGCTCTCAGGAACAAATCGATCCAACCACTCCTTGACGCGATTATATGTTATCTTCCTTCTCCGCTTGATCTTCCCCCGGTCGAAGGGATAAACCCGCGAACGGAAGAAAAGGAAAAACGCCTTCCTCTTCCCGAAGAACCCCTGTCCGGTTTGGTGTTCAAGATCGTCATGGATCCTCACGCCGGAAAGATTTGTTTTTTCAGAAACTATTCAGGCACGCTCCGGTCCGGGTCCTATGTCTTCAACTCGACGAAGGGTATCAAGGAACGGGTCAGCCGGATACTGGTCATTCAGGCCAGCCGGAGGGAAGACATTGCAGAAGTGAAAGCCGGAGACTTGTGCGGTATCATTGGGCTCAAGAACGCGATTACTGGCGATTCTCTTTGTGATGAGAAGTATCCGATTCTTTTGGAAACACTGTCATTTCCGGAACCGGTCATCTCCGTTGCCGTTGAGCCAAAAACCCGCGCGGATCAGGATCGTTTGGGACAGGCGATGTCCAAGCTCGCCGAAGAAGACCCCACCTTCAAGATCCGGACAGACGAAGAAACAGCGCAGACCATTATCGCAGGTATGGGAGAACTGCATCTGGAAATCATCATCGACCGATTGTTGCGGGAATTCAAGGTGGAAGCAAATATTGGGCGTCCCCAGGTCGCCTATAAGGAAACCATCAAGGGCAGTGCTCGAGCGGAAGGGCGCTTTATCCGGCAGACCGGAGGTCGCGGGCAATACGGCCATGTCGTGCTGGAGGTCGAATCCTGCAAAGACAATTTTGTCTTCGAGGACAAGATCACCGGAGGGGTGGTCCCCCGCGAGTATGTACCCGCCATTCAGGCTGGAATTAAAGAAGCCCTGGACAATGGAGTGCTGGCTGGATATCCGGTCCAGAATATCAAGGTCAGATTGATCGACGGTTCATATCATCCAGTCGATTCCTCGGAAATCGCTTTCAAGATCGCCGGAGCGATCGGGGTCAAGGAAGCCATCCGGAAGGCCGGACCGGTCTTGCTCGAACCTTGGATGAAAGTACAGATCATCACTCCGAGAGATTACCTTGGGGAAGTGATAGGTGATTTTAGTTCTCGCCGGGGCAAGATCGAGGGAATCGACTCCAAGGGAGAAATGCAGATTATCAACGCTCAAGCACCACTGGCGGAACTCTTTGGATACGCCACCGCCTTGCGGTCCCTGACTCAGGGACGGGCGACCTACACCATGCAGTTTTCCCGTTACGACGAAGCATCCGCTAATGTGACCAGGAATGTCGTGGAAAATGTCCGATAA
- the rpsJ gene encoding 30S ribosomal protein S10 has protein sequence MAQKIRIKLKAYDHKILDQSSVKIVQTAQRTGAMVSGPIPLPTEIVKHTVLRSPHVDKKSREQFEIRTHKRLIDIVEPNPKTVDALMHLDLPAGVDIEIKL, from the coding sequence GTGGCTCAAAAAATCCGGATTAAACTTAAGGCATACGATCACAAAATTCTGGATCAGTCATCAGTTAAAATCGTTCAGACAGCGCAGAGGACTGGGGCTATGGTATCCGGTCCTATTCCGCTTCCGACCGAGATCGTGAAACACACGGTTTTACGCTCTCCCCATGTCGATAAAAAATCCCGGGAACAATTTGAAATTCGGACCCACAAGCGGTTGATTGATATCGTCGAACCCAATCCCAAAACAGTTGATGCTTTGATGCATCTTGATTTACCGGCGGGAGTCGATATCGAAATCAAGTTGTAG
- the rplC gene encoding 50S ribosomal protein L3, whose translation MQKVLYGMIGEKVGMTRVFTDKGLSLPVTVIKLGPCYVVQEKKTEKDGYRALQLGYQEVPGKKSSKPRNGHTKKYGAPALKHLKEFTFPENQSFGPGQILKVDGFTVGDLVHVTGRSRGKGFAGVMKRHGYRGGPKTHGSMHLRAPGSIGATDAGRVFKGKGLPGRMGHEMVTIKNLEVVGVNGGRDLLLVKGAVPGSPGTLVYVRKHSG comes from the coding sequence ATGCAAAAAGTGTTGTATGGAATGATTGGAGAGAAGGTGGGTATGACCCGGGTTTTTACCGATAAAGGGTTATCGCTCCCCGTCACCGTGATCAAACTGGGACCCTGTTATGTGGTCCAGGAGAAAAAAACCGAAAAAGATGGTTACCGGGCACTGCAACTCGGTTATCAGGAGGTTCCCGGGAAAAAATCGTCCAAACCAAGAAACGGCCATACGAAAAAATATGGGGCACCGGCACTTAAACATCTCAAGGAGTTCACGTTTCCCGAGAATCAGTCCTTCGGTCCGGGACAGATCCTCAAGGTAGATGGATTTACCGTCGGTGACTTGGTACATGTCACCGGTCGTTCGAGAGGAAAAGGCTTTGCCGGTGTAATGAAGCGTCATGGATACCGGGGTGGTCCGAAAACCCATGGTTCGATGCACCTCCGGGCCCCGGGTTCGATTGGGGCGACCGATGCTGGGCGGGTATTCAAGGGAAAGGGGTTACCTGGGAGAATGGGGCACGAAATGGTAACCATCAAGAATCTTGAAGTTGTCGGCGTGAACGGGGGTAGGGACTTGCTTTTGGTCAAAGGTGCGGTCCCCGGCTCACCGGGAACACTGGTTTATGTCCGGAAGCATTCAGGGTAG
- the rpsG gene encoding 30S ribosomal protein S7: MPRKGPAPTRVIAPDPVYNSIDVARLINRIMLKGKKSVAETIVYDAFDIIRTKIKRDPLEVFNQAISNVMPLVEVRARRVGGANYQVPMEVRPERSKSLGLRWLVNYARNRGGKTMVENVSSEIVDAANGAGSSVKKRDDTHRMAEANKAFAHYRWF; encoded by the coding sequence ATGCCTAGAAAAGGACCTGCTCCCACGAGGGTCATAGCGCCTGATCCGGTATACAACAGTATCGATGTGGCCCGTTTGATTAATCGAATCATGTTGAAGGGTAAAAAGAGCGTCGCGGAGACAATTGTTTATGATGCTTTTGATATTATCCGGACAAAAATCAAGCGTGATCCGCTGGAAGTGTTCAACCAGGCGATAAGCAACGTGATGCCTCTGGTCGAAGTCCGTGCCCGCCGGGTCGGCGGTGCCAATTACCAGGTGCCTATGGAAGTCCGTCCCGAACGGAGCAAAAGTCTGGGCCTTCGGTGGCTGGTTAACTATGCTCGAAACCGGGGTGGTAAAACTATGGTGGAAAATGTCTCTAGCGAGATTGTCGACGCGGCCAACGGGGCAGGTTCTTCAGTGAAGAAACGTGATGACACTCATCGGATGGCGGAAGCCAATAAAGCCTTTGCCCACTATCGCTGGTTCTGA